A region from the Agrobacterium cucumeris genome encodes:
- a CDS encoding zinc-binding metallopeptidase family protein produces MRLFSCASCGQPVHFDNRFCVSCGHRLAFVPERLSMEALAPAGEPNWQIVAEPQKQVRFCANEVNDICNWSVPAESDSAFCPACSHNRLVPDIATEQGIEQWRRISQAQRHLFYSILRLGLPHPNRDVDPAGGLVFDFLVDEVAPDGSVIPAMTGHDEGLIAIRAAEADDVTREQVRANMNEPYRTLLGHFRHEVGHFIWNKLVRDANRLEACRAVFGDDREDYGAALQRNYDGGPRPDWQESFISSYASVHPWEDFAECFAHYLHIVDTLETARAFGVAIDPDGHEEMAAEVTFDPYNARSAAQLVKAWIPLSVAINSIQRSMGEADLYPFVLTPPVVAKMEFIHDLLHGKVAADEAPMAGQGVMVQ; encoded by the coding sequence ATGAGACTTTTCTCCTGCGCATCCTGCGGCCAGCCGGTCCATTTCGACAATCGTTTCTGCGTTTCCTGCGGCCATCGCCTTGCCTTCGTGCCGGAGCGCCTTTCCATGGAAGCGCTGGCGCCGGCCGGCGAACCGAACTGGCAGATCGTCGCGGAGCCGCAAAAACAGGTACGTTTCTGCGCCAATGAAGTGAATGACATCTGCAACTGGTCGGTACCGGCGGAAAGCGACAGCGCCTTCTGCCCAGCCTGCAGCCATAATCGTCTGGTGCCCGACATTGCGACGGAGCAGGGGATCGAACAATGGCGCCGCATCAGCCAGGCGCAGCGGCACCTGTTTTATTCGATCCTGCGGCTCGGCCTGCCACATCCCAACCGTGATGTTGATCCAGCCGGCGGACTTGTCTTCGACTTTCTGGTCGATGAGGTGGCGCCCGATGGTTCGGTTATTCCGGCGATGACCGGGCATGATGAAGGCCTGATCGCAATCCGCGCGGCGGAAGCCGACGATGTGACGCGCGAGCAGGTGCGCGCCAACATGAATGAGCCGTATCGCACCCTGCTTGGCCATTTCCGCCACGAGGTCGGGCATTTCATCTGGAACAAGCTGGTGCGTGATGCGAACCGGCTGGAGGCCTGCCGCGCAGTGTTCGGCGATGACCGCGAGGATTATGGCGCGGCGCTGCAACGCAATTACGATGGGGGACCGCGTCCCGACTGGCAGGAAAGCTTCATAAGCTCTTACGCCTCAGTCCACCCCTGGGAAGATTTCGCCGAATGTTTCGCCCATTACCTGCATATCGTCGATACGCTCGAGACCGCCCGTGCCTTCGGCGTCGCAATCGATCCTGATGGGCATGAGGAAATGGCGGCCGAGGTGACGTTTGATCCCTACAATGCCCGCAGCGCCGCGCAGCTGGTCAAGGCGTGGATTCCCCTCAGTGTCGCCATCAATTCCATCCAGCGCAGCATGGGGGAGGCGGACCTTTACCCCTTCGTGCTGACACCGCCGGTGGTGGCGAAAATGGAGTTCATTCACGACCTGCTGCATGGGAAGGTGGCGGCGGATGAAGCGCCGATGGCAGGGCAGGGTGTGATGGTTCAGTGA
- a CDS encoding HAD family hydrolase, which produces MSGFDLIIFDCDGVLVDSEIIAAQVESRLLTEAGYPISVEEMGERFAGMTWKNILLQVESEASIPLSASLLDKSEKLLDMRLERDVKIIEGVKFALSRLTTPRCICSNSSSHRLDMMLTKVGLKPYFAPHIYSAKDLGADRVKPKPDIFLHGAAQFGVSPDRAVVIEDSVHGIHGAMAAGMRVIGFTGASHTYPSHADRLTDAGAETVISRMQDLPAVIAAMAEWEGAF; this is translated from the coding sequence ATGAGCGGCTTCGACCTCATTATTTTCGACTGCGACGGCGTTCTGGTCGATTCCGAAATCATCGCGGCGCAGGTGGAATCCCGCCTTCTGACCGAGGCCGGTTATCCGATCTCCGTCGAGGAAATGGGCGAGCGCTTTGCCGGCATGACCTGGAAGAACATTCTTCTGCAGGTGGAAAGCGAAGCCAGCATTCCGCTCTCCGCGTCGCTGCTCGACAAGTCGGAAAAGCTGCTCGACATGCGGCTGGAACGCGACGTGAAGATCATCGAGGGTGTTAAATTCGCGCTGTCGCGCCTGACGACGCCGCGCTGCATCTGCTCGAACTCCTCCAGCCACCGCCTTGACATGATGCTGACGAAAGTCGGCCTGAAGCCCTATTTCGCGCCGCATATCTATTCCGCCAAGGACCTCGGCGCCGACCGCGTGAAGCCGAAGCCCGACATCTTCCTGCATGGTGCCGCCCAGTTCGGCGTCTCGCCCGATCGCGCGGTCGTCATCGAAGATTCCGTACACGGCATCCATGGCGCGATGGCCGCAGGCATGCGCGTCATCGGCTTTACCGGCGCATCCCACACCTATCCGAGCCACGCCGACCGGCTGACCGATGCGGGCGCCGAAACGGTGATTTCGCGCATGCAGGATCTACCGGCCGTGATTGCGGCAATGGCGGAGTGGGAAGGCGCCTTTTGA
- a CDS encoding DUF1284 domain-containing protein: protein MLTYVGKGYTSGFVENYDRVAARLNAGEEDIELVDGPDDICTGLLCESHAHCFNEGVVQRDEAARGSVSTLLNETLAPGKRLRATPDFLARMRLAFAAGDIRQACRGCQWIRLCDRIAASGFAGVKIGEPLQMVPKDAAGFSKHPMLSPKYGSDGRKL from the coding sequence ATGCTGACCTATGTCGGCAAGGGCTATACTTCCGGCTTCGTCGAAAATTACGACCGTGTCGCCGCCCGACTGAATGCGGGCGAAGAGGATATCGAGCTGGTGGATGGACCGGATGATATCTGCACCGGCCTGCTCTGCGAAAGCCATGCGCACTGTTTTAACGAAGGCGTGGTGCAGCGGGACGAGGCGGCGCGGGGTTCAGTGTCGACGCTCTTGAACGAGACGCTTGCCCCCGGAAAACGGCTGCGGGCAACGCCGGACTTTCTTGCAAGAATGCGTCTCGCCTTCGCCGCCGGAGACATCCGGCAGGCCTGTCGTGGTTGCCAGTGGATAAGGCTTTGCGACCGTATCGCAGCATCAGGCTTCGCGGGCGTGAAAATCGGCGAGCCTTTGCAGATGGTGCCGAAGGATGCGGCGGGTTTTTCGAAGCATCCGATGCTCAGTCCCAAATATGGGTCGGATGGCCGGAAATTGTGA
- a CDS encoding sensor domain-containing phosphodiesterase: protein MTYIHHEPCLTKRLAAIALAVPFFLLFLLFSSYSYAFEPVKISRDDTALDLTATTDIYANQGEAFQVSTAPGPDGIRRRIEVRASSTDHQGDWAVFALANVSEEQLERVIVAPHFRLVNSKLFWPDLGSQRIMAITPSEGFALDRQPSPDADVFRITLNPGSVITFVAELSTPQLPQLYLWEPEAYKDTINAFTLYRGIVLGIAGLLAVLLTILFVVKGTSVLPASAALAWAVLAYICVDFGFLEKLITVTSSDQRIWRAGAEVALASSFVVFLFTYLNLNRWHAHLGYATFAWVVGLALLFGVAIYDPSVASGIARVSFALTATAGIALIIYLGFNKYDRAILLVPSWALILVWLFGSWLTVTGQLDNDIVQPALGGGLVLIVLLIGFTVIQHAFAGSAYQQGLFSDLERQSLALTGSGDTVWDWDVTRDRIVTTPDISNRLGLEPGTMHGAARNWLPRLHPDDRDRFKATLDVLLDHRKGRLNHEFRIRAEDGHFHWLQIRARPVLGSNGEIIRCVGTITDITEQKNSVERLLQDAMNDNLTGLPNRQVFLDRLQSILNLSPDSEGVRPTVMAIDIDRYKLVNDTLGIAAGDNILIALTRRLRRLLKPQDTLARLGGDEFGLILTSERDPQRVADFADAVNKAIMVPINFANREIILTASIGLVSWIDQQESAAGLLSDAELAMYRAKRAGGNRVEPFRPAFRTSGTDRLQMESDLRRAIERKELSLAYQPIVKLDDGELAGFEALMRWEHPKRGNIPPSEFIPIAEASGLIEPLGMFALERAATDLMDWQHAIEKMPIFISVNISSAQLLNNELYNDVRGMLTRTRCNPQQLKLELTESVVMENPEQARLVLSKLKETGLSLAMDDFGTGYSSLAYLTRFPFDTIKLDKALVANTSDKRNVLLRSVIAMARALDMQVVAEGIETPEDAAELSRMNCHFGQSFLFGTPVSGDAALKLLRERFQPTKRAS, encoded by the coding sequence ATGACCTACATTCACCATGAGCCATGCCTCACGAAACGTCTGGCGGCAATCGCGCTGGCCGTGCCGTTTTTCCTGCTGTTTCTGCTTTTCTCCTCCTATTCCTACGCCTTCGAGCCGGTGAAAATTTCCCGTGACGACACGGCGCTTGATCTGACTGCCACCACCGATATCTATGCCAATCAGGGCGAAGCCTTTCAGGTCTCGACCGCGCCCGGCCCCGACGGCATCCGCCGCCGTATCGAGGTGCGCGCCAGTTCCACCGACCACCAGGGCGACTGGGCGGTTTTCGCGCTCGCCAACGTGTCAGAAGAGCAGCTGGAGCGCGTCATCGTCGCCCCGCATTTCCGCCTCGTGAATTCCAAGCTGTTCTGGCCCGATCTCGGCTCGCAGCGCATCATGGCGATCACGCCGAGTGAGGGCTTTGCGCTTGACCGGCAGCCGAGCCCTGACGCCGACGTGTTCCGCATAACGCTCAACCCCGGCTCCGTCATCACCTTCGTTGCCGAGCTTTCCACACCGCAGCTGCCGCAGCTTTATCTGTGGGAACCGGAAGCCTACAAGGACACGATCAACGCCTTTACGCTCTATCGCGGCATCGTGCTTGGCATTGCCGGCCTGCTGGCCGTGCTTTTGACCATCCTTTTCGTGGTCAAGGGCACTTCGGTCCTGCCGGCCTCCGCAGCACTCGCCTGGGCGGTTCTGGCCTATATCTGCGTCGATTTCGGCTTTCTCGAAAAGCTCATCACGGTCACCTCAAGCGACCAGCGAATATGGAGGGCGGGCGCGGAAGTCGCGCTCGCCTCCAGCTTTGTGGTCTTCCTCTTCACCTATCTCAATCTCAACCGATGGCATGCGCATCTGGGTTATGCGACCTTTGCCTGGGTGGTGGGTCTGGCGCTGCTGTTCGGCGTTGCCATTTACGATCCCTCGGTCGCATCAGGCATTGCCCGCGTATCCTTCGCCCTGACGGCGACCGCCGGCATCGCCCTCATCATCTATCTCGGTTTCAACAAATATGACCGGGCCATTTTGCTGGTCCCCTCCTGGGCGTTGATCCTCGTCTGGCTGTTCGGCAGCTGGCTGACGGTTACGGGACAGCTGGACAACGACATCGTGCAGCCGGCGCTCGGCGGCGGGCTGGTGCTGATCGTGCTTCTGATCGGCTTTACCGTCATCCAGCACGCGTTTGCCGGCAGCGCCTATCAGCAGGGTCTGTTCTCCGACCTCGAACGCCAGTCGCTGGCCCTTACGGGCAGCGGCGATACCGTCTGGGACTGGGATGTGACGCGTGACCGTATCGTCACCACGCCCGACATTTCCAACCGGCTGGGGCTCGAACCCGGCACCATGCATGGCGCTGCGCGCAACTGGCTGCCGCGCCTGCACCCTGACGATCGCGACCGGTTCAAGGCTACACTCGACGTGCTGCTCGACCATCGCAAGGGCCGTCTCAACCACGAATTTCGCATTCGCGCAGAAGACGGACATTTCCACTGGCTGCAAATCCGCGCCCGTCCGGTTCTCGGCTCCAACGGCGAAATCATCCGCTGCGTCGGCACCATCACCGATATTACCGAGCAGAAGAATTCGGTCGAGCGGCTGTTGCAGGATGCGATGAACGACAATCTGACCGGGCTTCCGAACCGGCAGGTCTTCCTCGACCGCCTGCAATCGATCCTCAATCTCTCGCCCGATAGCGAGGGCGTACGCCCGACGGTGATGGCGATCGATATCGACCGTTACAAGCTGGTCAACGATACGCTGGGCATTGCTGCCGGCGACAATATTCTCATCGCGCTGACGCGGCGTCTGCGCCGGCTGCTGAAACCGCAGGATACGCTGGCGCGTCTTGGTGGTGATGAATTCGGCCTTATCCTGACCTCGGAGCGCGATCCGCAGCGTGTCGCCGATTTCGCCGATGCGGTGAACAAGGCGATCATGGTGCCGATCAATTTCGCCAACCGCGAAATCATCCTCACCGCCTCCATCGGTCTCGTCTCTTGGATCGACCAGCAGGAAAGTGCGGCCGGTCTGCTCAGCGATGCGGAGCTGGCCATGTACCGCGCTAAGCGCGCCGGCGGCAACCGCGTCGAGCCTTTCCGCCCCGCCTTCCGCACGTCAGGCACTGACCGGTTGCAGATGGAAAGCGACCTTCGCCGTGCCATCGAGCGCAAGGAGCTGTCGCTCGCCTATCAGCCGATCGTCAAACTTGATGACGGTGAGCTGGCCGGTTTTGAAGCCCTGATGCGCTGGGAACACCCCAAGCGCGGCAATATTCCGCCAAGCGAATTCATCCCCATCGCGGAAGCCTCCGGCCTGATCGAGCCGCTCGGCATGTTTGCACTGGAACGGGCGGCGACCGACCTGATGGACTGGCAACATGCCATCGAGAAGATGCCGATCTTCATCTCCGTCAATATTTCCAGCGCGCAATTGCTGAACAACGAATTGTATAACGACGTGCGAGGCATGCTGACCCGCACGCGCTGCAATCCGCAGCAGCTGAAGCTGGAACTGACGGAATCCGTCGTCATGGAAAACCCGGAACAGGCGCGGCTTGTGCTTTCCAAGCTGAAGGAAACCGGCCTGAGCCTCGCCATGGACGATTTCGGCACCGGCTATTCGTCGCTCGCCTATCTGACCCGTTTCCCCTTCGACACGATCAAGCTCGACAAGGCGCTGGTGGCCAATACCAGCGACAAACGCAACGTGCTCCTGCGCTCCGTTATCGCCATGGCGCGGGCGCTCGACATGCAAGTGGTTGCGGAAGGCATCGAAACGCCTGAAGATGCGGCCGAGCTTTCGCGCATGAACTGCCACTTCGGCCAGAGTTTCCTGTTCGGTACCCCGGTCTCGGGCGATGCGGCGCTGAAGCTGCTGCGGGAACGGTTCCAGCCGACGAAGCGGGCTTCGTAA
- a CDS encoding GntR family transcriptional regulator yields MPKPVKTAPEDTIAARISRTLADRIVRGELSPGERLRQDHIAAEFGASHVPVREAFRRLEAQGLAASIPRRGVRVADFGLDDVREVAEMRAALEVLALRHAIPNMTSAILDQAEAATLEGDSAVDVQHWEEANRRFHRLITAPCNMPRLMEAIDGLHAASARFLFSAWRAGWERRTDTDHRAIIDALRGGRAEEAVRILDGHVQWIGRKAIRTSSGSVRDAFAIVG; encoded by the coding sequence ATGCCCAAGCCAGTAAAAACCGCACCTGAAGACACCATTGCCGCACGCATCAGCCGGACGCTCGCCGACCGCATCGTCCGCGGTGAACTGTCGCCGGGTGAACGGCTGCGGCAGGATCACATCGCCGCCGAATTCGGCGCGTCGCATGTGCCGGTTCGCGAGGCGTTTCGCCGGTTGGAAGCGCAGGGGCTGGCCGCCAGCATTCCGCGCCGGGGTGTCCGGGTGGCGGATTTCGGCCTTGACGATGTGCGCGAAGTGGCGGAAATGCGCGCCGCCCTTGAGGTTCTGGCGCTGCGCCACGCCATTCCCAACATGACGTCAGCCATTCTCGATCAGGCCGAGGCGGCGACGCTGGAAGGTGATAGCGCCGTTGACGTGCAGCACTGGGAAGAGGCCAATCGCCGCTTCCATCGCCTCATCACGGCACCCTGCAACATGCCGCGCCTGATGGAGGCGATCGACGGCCTGCATGCGGCAAGCGCCCGTTTCCTGTTTTCCGCCTGGCGGGCCGGCTGGGAGCGCCGCACGGATACTGACCACCGCGCAATCATCGACGCGCTGCGCGGCGGCCGCGCGGAAGAGGCGGTACGCATTCTCGACGGACATGTGCAATGGATCGGCCGCAAGGCCATCCGCACCTCGTCCGGCTCGGTACGCGACGCCTTCGCGATTGTCGGATAG
- a CDS encoding M16 family metallopeptidase: MRVNVTRLSSGLTVVTERMPHLESVALGVWIKSGSRNETTAEHGIAHLLEHMAFKGTARRTARQIAEEIENVGGEVNAATSTETTSYYARVLKDHVPLAVDILADILTESLFDEEELEREKNVILQEIGAATDTPDDVIFDNFSGVAYRDQTIGRPILGTPDTVQSFTTGQIRHYLARNYTTDRIFVVAAGAVDHESFVKQVEERFASLPQLPIATPVMEKAIYTGGEIRETRDLMDAQVLLGFEGKAYHARDFYCSQILANILGGGMSSRLFQEVREYRGLCYSVYAFHWGFSDTGIFGVHAATGANDLPELVPVILDELRKSSQTIHQEEIDRARAQIRAQLLMGQESPAARAGQMARQMMLYGRPIPNEEMMERLGDITRERLTDLAGRLFFDTVPTLSAIGPLEHLPPLSDITAALSAQQPARIKANG; the protein is encoded by the coding sequence ATGAGAGTTAATGTGACCCGGCTTTCGTCCGGGTTGACCGTTGTGACGGAAAGAATGCCGCATCTCGAAAGCGTTGCTCTTGGGGTGTGGATCAAATCCGGGTCCCGCAACGAGACGACTGCCGAACACGGCATCGCCCATCTACTCGAGCATATGGCGTTCAAGGGCACGGCGCGGCGTACCGCCCGGCAGATCGCCGAAGAGATCGAAAATGTCGGCGGCGAAGTCAACGCCGCGACATCGACGGAAACCACCTCCTACTACGCCCGCGTCCTCAAGGACCATGTTCCGCTCGCCGTCGATATCCTTGCCGACATCCTGACGGAATCGCTCTTCGACGAAGAGGAACTGGAGCGGGAGAAAAACGTCATCCTCCAGGAGATCGGCGCTGCGACCGATACGCCCGACGACGTGATCTTCGACAATTTCTCCGGTGTCGCCTATCGCGACCAGACGATCGGTCGGCCGATCCTCGGCACGCCTGATACCGTGCAATCCTTCACGACAGGCCAGATCAGGCATTATCTCGCCCGCAATTACACGACGGATCGCATCTTCGTCGTCGCGGCCGGTGCTGTCGATCACGAAAGCTTCGTCAAGCAGGTGGAAGAACGTTTCGCCTCGCTGCCGCAGCTGCCCATTGCCACGCCGGTTATGGAAAAAGCGATCTATACCGGTGGCGAAATCCGCGAAACCCGCGATCTCATGGACGCGCAGGTGCTGCTGGGCTTCGAGGGCAAGGCCTATCACGCCCGCGATTTTTATTGCTCGCAGATCCTTGCCAATATTCTCGGCGGCGGCATGTCTTCCCGCCTGTTCCAGGAAGTGCGCGAATATCGCGGTCTCTGCTATTCCGTCTATGCCTTCCATTGGGGCTTTTCCGATACCGGCATCTTCGGCGTGCATGCGGCCACCGGCGCCAACGACCTGCCGGAACTGGTGCCCGTCATTCTCGATGAGCTGCGCAAATCGTCGCAGACCATCCATCAGGAAGAAATTGACCGTGCCCGGGCGCAGATCCGCGCGCAATTGCTGATGGGGCAGGAAAGCCCGGCCGCCCGTGCCGGCCAGATGGCCCGGCAGATGATGCTTTACGGCCGGCCCATCCCCAATGAGGAGATGATGGAGCGCCTCGGCGACATCACGCGTGAACGCCTGACCGATCTTGCGGGACGGCTGTTTTTCGATACAGTTCCAACATTGTCCGCAATTGGCCCGCTTGAACATCTGCCGCCTCTTTCAGACATCACTGCCGCGCTTTCTGCGCAGCAGCCTGCAAGGATAAAGGCGAACGGCTGA
- the thrC gene encoding threonine synthase has protein sequence MKYVSTRGAAPSLGFCDALLAGLGRDGGLYVPREWPSMTKKEIRNLRGKSYQDVAFEVLYRFTGGEIPADKFRAMIDDAYSTFRHPAVVPLTQTGPNTFVLELFHGTTLAFKDVAMQLLARLMDYTLTERGERATIVGATSGDTGGAAIDAFAGRERTDIFILFPNGKVSPVQQRQMTTSTASNVHALAINGNFDDCQTLVKEMFNDVKFRDGVKLSGVNSINWARIMAQVVYYFTASLSLGGPDRKVSFTVPTGNFGDIFAGYVAKKMGLPIDKLVIATNDNDILARTLKTGRYEMRGVKPTTSPSMDIQISSNFERLLFEAYDRDSAAVKASMDGLKQSGAFEIPPKALKFIKKDFRAGRATEKQVAATIRETLEKTGYLIDPHTATGVFVAEKHEKAGSPMVVLSTAHPAKFPAAVKSACAIDPALPVWLADIMNREERFDILDAELKAVETFIGQHARAGK, from the coding sequence GTGAAATATGTATCGACCCGGGGTGCGGCCCCTTCGCTTGGTTTCTGCGACGCGCTTCTGGCGGGCCTTGGCCGTGACGGCGGGCTTTACGTGCCCCGCGAATGGCCTTCCATGACGAAGAAGGAAATCCGCAACCTGCGCGGCAAATCCTATCAGGACGTCGCATTCGAGGTTCTCTATCGCTTCACCGGCGGCGAAATTCCGGCCGACAAGTTCAGGGCGATGATCGATGACGCCTATTCGACGTTCCGCCATCCGGCCGTCGTGCCGTTGACGCAGACCGGCCCGAACACTTTCGTGCTGGAGCTTTTCCACGGCACCACGCTCGCCTTCAAGGACGTGGCGATGCAGCTTCTCGCCCGCCTGATGGACTATACGCTGACTGAGCGCGGCGAACGCGCCACCATCGTCGGCGCCACGTCCGGCGACACCGGTGGCGCTGCGATCGACGCCTTTGCCGGCCGCGAGCGCACTGACATCTTCATCCTTTTCCCGAACGGCAAGGTTTCCCCGGTGCAGCAGCGCCAGATGACGACCTCCACCGCTTCCAACGTGCATGCGCTGGCGATCAACGGCAATTTCGACGATTGCCAGACGCTGGTCAAAGAAATGTTCAACGACGTGAAGTTCCGCGACGGCGTGAAGCTTTCCGGCGTCAACTCCATCAACTGGGCGCGCATCATGGCGCAGGTGGTTTATTATTTCACCGCGTCGCTGTCGCTCGGCGGCCCTGACCGGAAGGTGTCCTTCACCGTTCCGACCGGCAATTTCGGCGATATCTTTGCGGGTTACGTCGCCAAGAAGATGGGCCTGCCGATCGACAAGCTGGTCATCGCCACCAATGACAACGACATTCTGGCGCGCACCCTGAAGACCGGCCGTTACGAGATGCGCGGCGTCAAGCCCACCACCTCGCCTTCGATGGACATCCAGATCTCGTCCAACTTCGAACGCCTGCTGTTTGAAGCCTATGACCGCGATTCCGCGGCGGTGAAGGCATCGATGGACGGTCTGAAGCAGTCCGGCGCGTTTGAAATTCCGCCGAAGGCACTGAAATTCATCAAGAAGGACTTCCGCGCCGGCCGCGCCACCGAAAAGCAGGTGGCGGCAACCATCCGCGAGACGCTTGAGAAAACCGGATACCTGATCGACCCGCATACGGCGACCGGTGTTTTCGTGGCGGAAAAGCACGAAAAAGCGGGAAGCCCGATGGTGGTTCTGTCTACCGCCCACCCGGCTAAATTCCCGGCCGCTGTAAAATCCGCTTGCGCAATCGACCCGGCGCTTCCAGTATGGCTAGCTGACATTATGAACCGGGAGGAGCGTTTCGACATTCTGGACGCAGAGCTGAAAGCCGTGGAAACCTTCATCGGCCAACATGCACGCGCCGGCAAATAG
- a CDS encoding PilZ domain-containing protein → MSLLAVVAGCNSSNPADSLAVNPPAAQANAVAPVVQANCPTVTVLDASAVHRVYAGGAKDDPQKLAYQVSLSDTTRSCTANETTLTVNVLAQGRLVPGPLAKPGRVTVPIRVTVKDGDGEIYGETTNFAIDVPAGAAGTQFIFNNDHVAIPNGPGGAPKSVNVYIGFGGESAKAKTRRR, encoded by the coding sequence ATGTCGCTTCTGGCCGTCGTTGCAGGGTGCAATTCCTCCAATCCAGCGGACTCGCTTGCCGTCAACCCTCCGGCGGCGCAGGCCAATGCCGTTGCCCCCGTGGTGCAGGCCAACTGCCCGACGGTCACGGTTCTCGACGCCAGCGCCGTCCACCGCGTTTATGCCGGCGGCGCCAAGGATGATCCGCAGAAGCTTGCCTATCAGGTCTCGCTGTCAGATACGACGCGCTCCTGCACCGCAAACGAAACGACGCTGACAGTGAACGTGCTGGCCCAGGGCCGTCTCGTTCCCGGCCCCTTGGCCAAGCCCGGCCGCGTCACAGTTCCGATCCGCGTGACGGTGAAGGACGGTGATGGCGAAATCTACGGCGAAACGACCAATTTCGCCATCGATGTCCCGGCAGGCGCCGCCGGCACGCAGTTCATCTTCAACAATGACCACGTCGCCATTCCCAATGGACCGGGCGGCGCACCGAAGTCGGTCAACGTCTATATCGGCTTCGGCGGCGAGAGCGCCAAGGCAAAGACCAGGCGCCGGTGA
- a CDS encoding GNAT family N-acetyltransferase: MLRFLSRHNDTPELRSADHLLRLPRYSDFKQWHVLRSESRQFLQPWEPTWRPDELTEGSFRMRVVRNGQEFSSGTAVSFLLFEKETLLVGGITIGYIRRGAAQSCMIGYWTGERHAARGHMSAALKLVIPYIFNGLQLHRIEAACIPENFKSIRLLENAGFQREGLLREYLKINGQWRDHMMFSLLADKQSSGGTKYDT, from the coding sequence ATGCTGCGTTTTCTTTCCCGACATAACGACACGCCTGAACTGCGCAGCGCCGACCATCTTCTCAGACTGCCGCGCTACAGCGATTTCAAGCAATGGCATGTGCTGCGCTCCGAAAGCCGGCAGTTTCTTCAGCCCTGGGAACCCACCTGGCGCCCTGATGAACTGACCGAAGGCTCGTTTCGGATGCGCGTGGTGCGCAACGGGCAGGAGTTTTCCTCCGGCACCGCCGTCTCGTTCCTGCTGTTCGAAAAAGAGACCCTGCTCGTCGGCGGCATCACCATTGGTTATATACGCCGGGGTGCCGCGCAGAGCTGCATGATCGGCTATTGGACGGGCGAACGGCACGCGGCACGAGGCCATATGTCTGCCGCATTAAAATTGGTAATACCATACATCTTCAACGGACTTCAGTTGCACCGTATCGAGGCAGCCTGTATTCCGGAAAACTTCAAAAGCATCCGGCTTCTCGAAAATGCCGGTTTCCAGCGGGAAGGCCTCTTGCGGGAATATCTGAAAATCAATGGCCAATGGCGGGATCATATGATGTTTTCCCTTCTTGCCGACAAGCAAAGCTCCGGCGGAACGAAGTACGATACATGA